A window of Candidatus Saccharibacteria bacterium oral taxon 488 genomic DNA:
ATCGACCGTGGTCAACGTTTGACTGAACTTTTGAAGCAGCCGCAGTATCAGCCGATGAGCGTCTGGGAGCAATTTGTCAGCATCCATGCAGTGACTAGCGGTGCGTTTGATAATGTGCCAGTCGCCAAGATCAAGGAAGCACAAGCTGCCCTGCTGACGCAGCTTTGGAAGAATAGCAAAGACGCCATGCGCGAACTGAATAAGGGCGCCAAGCCGACTGACGAGCAGCTGAAACTGATTGATGAGGCAACGCAGGTAGCGGCGAAAGGATTTGGCGCGTGAAATTAAGACGAGATTCGGCTGAATTTAAGCAAGCTGCTGATTCTTACGGTGAAGCTATAGTTAGCGCGCATGATTTTCAATTGGAAACGCATCGTCCAAAGATTCCTAGAGAGCAAGATTATTGGGTGATGTGGAAATCGGTATCTCGCCATGTTCTAAAGGCTCTGAGAAGGCAAAAGAAACGCAGAGGAGAAAAGCATGCCTAATACCCGCGCATTGAAAAATCGCATTCGCTCGGTGGATTCGACCAAGCAAATCACCAAGGCGATGCAATTGGTGGCGGCCAGCAAAATGCGCCGCGCCCAAGAGGCGGACAAGGCATCAGCTCCCTACACCATGGCGGCTGAGGAATTGCTGAGTTACCTAGCCAGCCAAGGTGCGACCGACAATCACCCGCTGTTTAGGCGCCGCAAAATTACCAAGCGCTTGATCGTCGTCATCGCCAGCGACAAGGGTCTGGCTGGCGCATATAACACCAATGTCTTGAAGAAATATCTGGAGCTGCTGAAGCGCGACGATGAGCGCGGCATTGAGAATCTAACCTTGACAATTGGGCGTCGGGCGTCGCAGTTTGCCTCGCGCCTGAAGGATACGAAGATTATCGGTACGTACGAGGACTTGCCAGATCAGCCGTCGGGACTGACCTTTCATACGATTTTGAACACTGCCATTAGTATGTTTGAGAATGGCGAGGTTGACGCGGTGACGCTGGTGTACACGCGGTTTGTCAATAGTATGGTGCAGACGGCGGAGCTGTCGCGCTTGCTGCCGGCGGGCACTAAAGCCTTAATTGATCCGAGCGAGGTCTCGAACACAGTTTCTGATGCCAAGTACGAGCCGAGCATTCCGGAAGTGCTGGACGCCGTGGCGAATCGTTTGACGGGTGCGCGGCTACTCCAGGCGCTGCTGGATGCCCGCGCTAGTGAGCACTCCATGCGGATGATGGCCATGAAGAATGCCACCGACAATGCGTCTGATCTGGTGGATGACTTGACGCTAGCGATGAACAAAGCCCGTCAAGGTGCAATCACCCAAGAGTTGGCCGAAATTTCTGGCGGCGTGGAGGCGATGGAACAATGAGCGTGTACTTTGTATGGCACGGCGAGAGCTTGGCTAATGTCAATGGCACAGCGGCTGGTGCAGAAGACGATTCTCCGTTGACCGAGAAAGGCTTACGCGATGCGCAGGCGGTGGCGCGAGAAATCACGAAGCGCATTACAGCTGGCGAGCTGCATATTAATAAAATTGTCAGTTCCCCGCTGCAGCGAGCGCAGAAGACTGCAGAGATTATTAGCCACGAGGCTCTTGGCGAATTGCCAGTTGAGATTGATCAACGCTGGCGCGAGCGCGGGATTGGCAAAGCTGCCGGAATGAAGCACGGCACGTGGTATCACCTCGAGGACGACCCGGCGGCGGGCGTCGAAACACGGCAGGCTTTTTGTGAGCGTGTAGCCGAGGCTTATGACGAGTTGGCGGGTCTTTCAGAGGATGTGTTAGTCGTCTCGCATAATGGCGTATACCGAGCGCTGCAAACGTATATACATAATGTTTCGCCGGAAAAGTTTGTCGAGATGCCGGGGCTTGGTAATGGTGAAATTGTTGAGATTGCAAAACAAGGAGAATCAAATGAATAACACAACCCTATTCGTCAGTACTGTTGTCGTAAAAGACGGCAAGCTATTGGTTGTTCAGGAGGGCAAAGATAACTACGGGCAATTAGGCACGTGGAATTTTCCGGCGGGACATGTCGAGCCGGGCGAAGGTTTGGTGGAGGCGGCGGTGCGCGAAGCGAAGGAAGAATCTGGCTATACAGTTGCAATTGACGGTGTTCTGTCGGTGCTGCTGAAGAATGTCGATTCCTGTATGTCGCTGGTTGTGTTTTTTCTGGGACACATTGCCGATGATTTTCTTGTCGCGCGCGAAGAAGGAATCCAGCAGGTTGACTTCGTGACGTTAGAGGCTTTAGAGAAACTGAACTTACGCTTTCCTGATGATATGATAGAACCAGCTCGTCGAGCATTGTCGGATAAGAGTTATTCTTTGGATATAATTATGGATTATCAGGAAGTATAGACGCGATATGAAAAGTGAGATTAATAAAAAGGAAGTGCGGAGGAAGAATTGATGAGTAAAACACTAGGAAAAATTATTCAAATTGTTGGCGTGGTGGTCGATGTGGAGTTTCCGCGCGACGTTAAATTACCGGCAATTTATGATGCGTTGCATGTCAAGAATGGCAAAGAGACGCTGGTGTTGGAGGTAGCGCAGCACCTGGACGAGCACACCGTGCGGACGATCGCGCTGTCGTCGACTGACGGGTTGGCTCGTGGTGCGGACGTGGTGGCGACTGGTGCGCCGATTTCTGTGCCAGTGGGCGCCGAGACTCAGGGGCGTATGTTCAATGTGGTCGGTGAAGCGATTGATGAAAAGCCGCAGCCAAAGGGCAAAACCGCGCCAATTCACCGCCCTGCTCCGGATCTGTCTGAGCAGTCGAACAAGACGGAGATTTTGGAAACTGGAATTAAGGTTGTCGACCTCATCGCACCGCTGGCCAAAGGTGGTAAAGCTGGTCTGTTCGCCGGTGCTGGTGTCGGTAAAACCGTCCTAATCACCGAGCTGATCAACAACATCGCTAAGTTCCACTCTGGTAACTCGGTCTTTGCCGGCGTTGGTGAGCGTACTCGCGAAGGAAATGACTTGTACTACGAAATGGAAGAAGCCGGCGTGCTGGACAAGACTTCGCTGGTGTTTGGTCAGATGAACGAGCCACCTGGAGCACGTTTGCGCGTAGCGCTCTCGGGTCTAGCGATGGCCGAAGCCTTTCGTGACGAAGGCAAAGACGTGCTGCTGTTTATCGACAATATTTACCGCTACACCCAGGCTGGTGCTGAGGTGTCGGCATTGCTCGGTCGTTTGCCAAGCGCCGTGGGCTATCAGCCAAACTTGCAGCAAGAAATGGGTGCCCTGCAGGAGCGTATTACTTCAACGAAAAAGGGTTCGATCACCTCTGTTCAGGCGGTGTATGTGCCGGCTGACGACTTGACCGACCCAGCGCCAGCGACCACCTTCGCCCACCTGGATGCGACCATCGTGATGAACCGTGCCTTGACGGAAATTGGTATCTACCCAGCTGTCGATGTGTTGGATTCTAGCTCTAATTCGTTGGATCCAGAAATCGTTGGTGAGGAACACTACCGCGTGGCGCGCGAAGTTCAGCGAGTGCTGCAGCAGTACAAGGAACTACAGGACATCATCGCCATCCTCGGTATGGAAGAATTGTCAGACGACCAGAAACAAATCGTTGCTCGGGCTCGTCGTATCCAGCGCTTCCTGGCGCAGCCATTCCACGTGGCTGAGAAGTTTACTGGCAATCCAGGCGTGTACGTTAAGTTAGAGGATACTATCCGCGACGCTGCCGACATCTTGGCCGGTAAATACGACGACAAGCCAGAAAGCTGGTTCTACATGGTACAAGGCACCTTGGCTGACCAGGTAGCTCGCGATGCCGAACGTGCAAAGCAACCAGAGGTAAAGAAGGACTAGCCTGATGAATTTGAAGCTGGTAACGCTCGGTGGTGTCAAGCTGGATGAAACGGTCTACTCGGTAACTATTCCGACGATTGACGGCGAGATTTCGGTGCTACCGAGCCACGAGCCGCTGGTGACGGTGGCCAAGGACGGCGTGATCACCGTGCGCTGGCGTCAAGAAGATTCTGATAATCAGTTGGAGTATTTCGCAATTTCCGGCGGCGTGGTGAAAATTGATTATTCATCGGTGCAAATCCTGGTGGACGAGGCTGATCATGGCGACGACATCATCGAGGCGGAGACTCAGGCGGCCCTGGAGCGTGCCATCAAAGCCCGCGACGAGGCCGGCGACCAAGTCGAACGCGAGAAAGCCAAACAGCTCATCGACCGGCACATGGTACGGCTAAAGGTAGCAGATCTTCATCGGCGCAAGCGACGGCGGTAGTAGATTGTTTACGGTGTCATTTTAGGCGCACGTTTGATTACGATGTGCCTTGCGGTCGGTTACGGACACCCAGTTTATCGATTATCCAGTAATTGGCGGACGTCGTCGGTGCTGGTGGTGTGCATCAACTGCTCGCGCAGCTCCTTGGCGCCGTCGAAGTCGCGGATGTAGATTTTGAAGAAGCGTTTTAAGGTTTCGTAGGGGCGTCCGAGGGTTGGCTGGTAGTGGTCGAAGAGGTCGAGGTGGTAATGTAATAAGGCGATTAGTTCAGATTTGTGATGGGCAGCTAACCTATCCTCGGTCGAGGAGGCTGTGATGGGCGCGTCAAGCCCCGTCAGCCGAACGCCACGGGCTGGCGAAGCCACCCGTAAAGAGTACTCCGAGACAGAGGATAGGTTAGCTGCCCTCCTAAAGCAAAACGGATCGCTAAAAACTCCCCGCCCGATCATCAGGCCATTGACGCCGGGGTGCTGGCGGGCGAGCTCTTCGCCGTGAGCGCGGTTGCGGATGTCGCCATTGATGGTTAGTAGCGTCTGCGGGGCGATTTCGTCGCGTAGCTTGATGATGTCGTCGATGAGCTCGTAATGGGCTGGGACTTTACTCATTTCTTTTTTGGTACGGAGGTGGATGGTTAGGTTGGCGAGGTCCTGTGCCAGTAGCGTGCCCAGCCATTCTTTCCACTCGTCAACGCGTGAATAGCCGAGCCGTGTTTTGACGCTGACTGGCAGTCCTGCAGTTTTGGCGGCGGCGATGGCGGCGACCGCCACGTCGGGTCGGCGGATGAGCGCTGCTCCCCCGCTTTTGATGGCGGATTTGGCGGGGCAGCCCATATTGATGTCGATACCGTCAAAGCCGAGCTTGGCGCAATGGGCAGCAAATTGCTCCATATCGCCCGGCTCGCCGCCCCAGATTTGGGCGACCAGCGGATGCTCGTCGTCGGTCTTGACGAGCCGCCCGGCGATAGCTTTGTCGCCAGCATGCACCCAGCCGGTGGCATTGGCAAACTCGGTGAAAAACACGTCGGGTGCGCCTGCCCTTTTCACGACATGGCGAAACACCACGTCAGTGACGGCTTCCATCGGCGCCAAGATAAAAAATGGCTGCGGCAGATTGTCCCAACATGTCATGTTCATGTTGTTAGTCCTTTGCTAAACAATATACTTTCCGCGATAAATAGACGTAGCGCCTCCAGCTCGCCGCGAACCTGTGCTCGCTCCAGATAGGTATAGTACGCTCGCTTGCGCTCTTTGGCAACGAGGGTGGCACCAACCCCAGTTGCAGGGCCTGGACAAAGAGCAAGAGTCGCCCGGTGCGACCGTTGCCATCGCTAAATGGATGGATTTTTTCAAATGTCGCATGAGTACGGGCTAGCCATTCAATCGACTCTGTTTTGGGCGATTTGTTCATTTCATCAATACACTCGGACATCGCTTCAGCAACCCGCAGATGGTTTACTGTTGTGACACGACTACCCGTGATGCGCACACCGTGCCGGCGGTAGAGTCCGGCGTCGGACACCAGCGTATTCATCAGCCGGACGTGCGTTTGCGAGATCAGCTCTTCGCTCCACGTAAAATGCGTCCCTTCTTTGTGTAAGGCATCCAGCAGAAAGTAGAGCGCAGTGCGGTGGTTACGGGCCTCTATCTGTTCGCGCGCTGTCTTGTTGGCGAGAACGCGATTATCATCGTTCAGCACCTCTGCGACGTCTGCTAGGGTCATTGTGCTACCCTCGATCGTGTTCGTGTGGTAGGTCAAGTGGAGCGTCAGGATGTCAAGTAATTCTTGATTCGCCAGGAGTGTTCGGATCGTCATGCGGCTGGCCTGGGCGGCACGTTCAGTAGCGAGGTGCTTCGCCTCGTCGATGGTGTCCCGCCCGAGCATCTCTTGATGTAATAGCTGAATATTCGCCAGGTTTTTGGCGCGCGGCGACATGTGTTGGTGTACCCAGGCGTTGAGTGTACGCACCGGCACATCTAAGCGACGTGCCAGTTGTTCTTGGGTAAGGCCTGTCCGCATCAGAATTTCTTGGAGTAATTGCGCTGCGTTCATGTCGTGATATTACCAAAACATCATGATGTTTGTCAAATAGCACGATGTTTTCTCGTAGTCTGATGGTATGGTGGCGAGGGTCTTTGGGATGTACAAGTGGCTACCCCTGTCTGACAATCACTCCCCCAAAAAGGTGAAATCCCCGCGTCATCGTTGACGCGGGGTGGTGGACTCAAGCGGTTCTGCTCGGAGCTGCCCGGAGGGCTGCTGCTACGAGTGAACTCGCGAGTCCTGGGCTTGGGGCCCCGCCGACCAGATGCATCCGGATACACCTGGTGGCGGGGTGGAGGTTATCTATACAGATAGCCTCCAGGGACTCTTCCCGGGGACCTTCCGGGAAGAGTGAGGGTGGAAAACAACGTTGTTTTCGCTGCAGACCGGCCCGTTGGGGCCCTAGCTTGTCTGCCATACGCCGCCGTGCTATTGCGACGCATGTCCCCTCAGTGGATGTGGCGGGAGTCGAACCCGCGAGGCTCGGCGGTTTTTAAGACCTAGCCTCCTGACCCAGCACACCCTTGATTCTTTTCCGGACTACCGGTCGGCGAATCAGGCCGAGGGCGGACGGACGCCCTGTTGCTGGCCGGGGAGGCCAGCGGGTTTCGGGGTCGCACAAACCCCGACCGCCAAGAGAACCGCTAAAAACGATCAGCGCTTGCCAAATTGCTTCTCGTCCTTAGCGACCGCCTTTTTGGCGGCCGTTCCCCAGGAGCCGATCTGGCGACCAGCCTCCTGGAGCTTTCGGACTTCAAAGTCCGAAAGCCTTTCCCCGGCAGCCGCCTTGTCCAAGGCGGCCTTCCGGTCGGCAGGATTCCACGTAGCCATGAGAGTTTTTCACCCCCTTCCTGCCGCAGTTGCGGCGCGTAGAAAAGAGCTAACTCCCCTGTCGAACCATGCTTTTGTGCGAAGCATGGTCAGGGCTTGGTGTCATTCGCGACACCTCACCGGAAGTTAGCTCCGTCGAACAAAAGCAAGTATATTTATATCAATAAAATAAAGAAATGTCAATACATCTTGGCATAATTGCCTACGCCGCCTCTGTTAACAAATCATCCTCAAACTGCACCATCCCCTTATAATCTGCTGAATACCCAGAGATATCTGGTAGGTCCAGGGTAGTGATTTTCCGCCAGACGATGCCGATGAGCCGGGCGAATTCAGCCAATTCTTCCTCAGAGAATGTGTCTTCCAGGCTGAGGATATCGCCAGTTTTCATATCCGGCTCGACGAACTGCAGGCGGGCACCGGTGAAGCTGAAATTGCTATAATCGCGTGAGGACTCCACCAAGAGTTGATAAAACATCAGCTGCTGGCGGTATTTGTGGAGCTTGATTTTTTCGTAATCTGACGCGCCCTTCCAGGAGTGCGACGGCTTGCCGGTCTTGTAATCGGTCACAAAGATGGTCTTATTATGCTTATCAATATCGGCGACGTCCAGCTTGCCGGTCAGGCGCGCGCCGCCAACGATGATGCCTTGATGAGCGAAATCGAGTTCCGCCAGCTCGGTGTCATGAAAATCGGACGATTTGGCGTCCAGAAACGCCGTCAATGCCGCCGTGCCTTTGTCCAGATATAGCGTGAAATCGTCGGGTGGTAGGTGCTGGGCCTCGAGCGATGTGCGGAAATAGTTGAGGATGCGCTCGGTGGTCGGCAGGTGGTGGTCGGCGCCTAGCAGGTTGTGCAGCTGCTGGAGACTAGCGTGAATGGCGGTGCCGTAACTGGCGGCGGGGCTTTTGGCGGACGGAAAACGCAGCAGATTATTCAACAAAAAGTTCTGCGGGCCGCCGCGCGAGACGTCGAGGAAATTATTGAGATGCGTGATGGAAAGTTTGTAGGTTTCTAAGGTCGGCGCCAGTACATCCTTGAGCTCCGCGGTAATCGGCGCGCTCAGCCGCGCGCTCCAGTCGGTTTGCGCCACGGTAATTTGCGCTGCGGGCGTGTCGGCAGCGGGGATAATCGTCGGCGTGTGGTCGGTCAGGAAGCTGGCGATCATGGTGTCGCTGCCGGCGTCGTTGGTCTGGGAATAGGTCATGGTCAGGGTGGTTTTGGCGCGGGTCATCGCCACGAAGAATAGCCGCAGCCGCTCGTCGTAGCTAGTGCCGGCGGGCTGGAGTTTGAGGTTGGCGGGATAGCGAATCAGCCGCGAGCGCGAGCGGACTTTCTCGCCCCACGCGCTGTCGATTGCCCCGATGACGAAAACGTGCGGGAATTCTAGGCCTTTGGATTTGTGGGCGGTCATCAGGTTGATGGCGCCGCCGAGGGCGCTGGCCTGGGGGCGGATGTGTGTCAGGCGGGTTTTGGTCGAGCGGTGCAGGTCGATGAATTCCAGGAAGTCCGCCAGTGTCGGGGTCGCGTCGGTAGTGCGGTCGCGTAATTTTTGGCGCAGCGTGCGCAGGCTCTCGAGCGTGGTCAGGTAGGCGTCGGGATTTTGAGCGAGGTTGTCGGGCGAGAAGTAGTGGGCGGCGAGAGAATTAAGCGAAGAGCCTTCACTAGGACTCCTCTTTTCGCGCCAGGCGTCTGAGGACGCTCGGGCGATGGTCGCTATACGGCGTTCTGAGGAAAGCTCCTCGCCGGTTGATTGCAAGAGTTCCCTGCCAGAGTGAGCGCCGGAACTATCCCTATCGACTCCTCTTTTCGCGCCAGGCGTCTGAGGACGCTCAGGCGATGTTCGCTGCACTGAGTCGATTGGAGTAATTCCAGCACCCATCTCTAGCCCTAGCAACTTATCCAGCTGCTCCTCCAGCGGCAGATTCGGTACGTCCTTCGCCCGCTCTAGTAGCCACTCGCCAAACGGCTGAAAGGTGCTGTTCGCCAGCATGCTCTCCAGCCACAGCTGCCGATTTTTATAAGCGTGGAGGCTTAATCGCCAGATATCCAGCGCCGAAAAGCCGAACGCCGGATGGGCGATGACCTCTGGTAGTAGGCTGTTAGCGGTATCCAGGTTATTCTGATGAATCGCCATGACGACCCGCGCTAGCTTGTCCAGCGCCTGAATGATGTCCTGCTCTAAAATATCGTCGTGACGCTCGTAATTGACCATCAGGTTCTGGCGGTACAGGTATGGCAGCAGCTCGATCAGTTCCTTGTGATGGCGGGCGATGACGGTGATGTGCGCTGGGTCTTCGCCGCGTTTGATCATCTCGGCAATTTGCCGGGCCACCCCTGCCCGCTCCTCGCTCGCCGAGGTAAATTCCTGCATCTGAACCTGGGTGCCGCTACCAGACGCATGCGCGGTCAATTGTTTTGACAAGCCGTCAATGGTGTTTTCTAAGCGGTCCGTCCCTTGGGTAATCACCCTGCGCGCCGCCGTCAGGATGTCAGCTGCCGAGCGGTAATTGTCCGTCAGTACGATGATTTTCGGGTCGTGATAGTGCTGGCGGAAGCGCTGGATATTGCCAACATCCGCGCCCTGAAAACTGAAAATCGCCTGGTCGTCGTCGCCGACCGCCATGATGTTGGGATTGTCCTCGTCGCCAGCCAGGTCGAACAGCAGCCGCAGCTGCGCCAGATTGGTGTCCTGAAATTCGTCGACCATGATGAACTGAAATTGCTCTTGGAGGTTGGCGCGTAGTTCCGGGTGGGACTCGCAGGCTTGAATGACCGACAAAATCATGTCGTCGTAGTCAAACAGTGAGCGCTCGGCCAGCACGTCGCCATATGCTTCGTAGACGTCAATGGCGGCGGATAATTTCTCGCTGGCGGCAAAATCCTTCAGGACGAACTCGCCGGCAGCGTTCTTTTCGCACCACTTGTTTTTCCAGGCAGTTAGTGGTTTGGTGGAGTTGGCGTCGATGGCCTCTTGGGCCGTATGGGCGATACTGAGCGCCAGGACCTGAGCGTACGGGGTGATGGAGGATGGCAGATTGGCAGAGTTTTGGGCGGTGGTCGCAGAGTTATCTGGCACCGGGCTGGCGGCATTTTCAGAAGGTTTTGCGGCGTCTCCCCTGCCGGATTTGTCGGAATTTCCCTCGCCAATTCTCTCGGCAATATTCTCCGCCAGCGGCGCAAATAATTCGATGGTTTTTTAGAAATCTTACTCGCAAATACCTGCTGGATGTCAGCGGTAATGTCGGCGATCACCCGCTGATTATCCGCCGTAATCGCCCGCAGCTCCGCCGGCGTGAGGCCGCTCTGCTTGAACTCGGAAATGACTCGGATTAGCTCGTTGTGTAGACGAATTCGCTGTTATTTTTAACGCTCAGCGGATTACGCCAATCAAGCCCCTCCAGAATCCCCGTCACGATTTGGTGCTGCGTCAATTCATCCGCTGGCTGAGCGTCAGCGCCGTGAAAAAAATATTCCCGGTGCTGATTGATAATCTCCGTGCCGAAGCTGTGAAAGGTGTGAATGGCGATTTTATACGCATCCTCGCCGATGATCTGGCGCAGGCGCTGGCGCATGTTGGCGGCGCCGCTCTCGGTAAATGTCAGGCACAAAATACTGTCCGGCAGCGTGTCGGTCTGGCGCAAAATCTGGGCGGTGCGCATGCTCAGCAGCTCGGTCTTGCCCGTGCCCGGCCCGGCGATCACCAGGAGCGAGCCGTGAATATAATCGACCGCCTGGCGCTGATTGGCGTTCAGCGTGGCGTAGCGCGTGTCAAAGTCCATGAGTTAATTGTAGCACGCTGGCGGAGGCGCTGGTAACAATGGTAAATAGTAGGTATGCACGATGAACGGGCACTCGCGGCGCTGATTGATAATCAGTTTGGACTGACGGTCAAAATCCAGTCGGTTGTGCTACCGATGAGCGATGTCAGCCGCACGGCGCAGGCGACGGTGGTGCTTGACGCGACGGGCGAATTGTTGGCTTACATCACAGCGCGGGCCATCATGACGCTGGGCGATGTCAAGCGGTTGGTGCGGCGAATGGGCTTGCGGCCAGAGCGGTTCGTGCCGCCAAAGCACCAGCCGAACTACTTTGACGACGTGGCGACCGAGAAGTTCCAGGCGGTCTTTCCGGGGATGAATGTCACTTCGCCGGATGACTTGATATATTATCGAACGCTGGTGCCGTATAATCCAGCCCTGGTCGTCATATCAGAAGTTAAGCGCGGTGAAATATACCAATTTGACCCGGACGCCCGTGGCGGCTATCGTGTCGGTGCGCGATTACATTACAAAAGGAGCGAAACAATATAATGCGAGATTATCTGGATATTATCAAGAGAAATTTACTGTCGCCAATTGTGCTGGCGATTTTCCTGCTGGCCGGGGCGCTGATTTATGTGCGCGAGTATCGCGATGCTTGGTTTATTTCGGTGGTGATCGTGGTCAATTCGCTGATCGGCATCGTTCAGGAAATTCGTGCCAAGCGGGTGCTGCACCGGCTGGAGCTGATGAGTGCGCCCAGGGCGCGGGTGCTGCGTGATGGCCAGGCGGTGGAGGTGCCGTATGATTCGCTGGTGGTGGGCGATGAGATTATTCTCAGGGCCGGTGATGAGCTGCCGGCGGACGCAGAGGTGACGGTGTCGAAGGGTTTGGAACTCAATGAAAGCATGCTGACTGGCGAGTCGGCGGCGGTCGAGAAAGCGGCTGGTGATACGGTGCTGGCGGCAACCACGGTGCTGGCGGGCGAAGGTACGGCGCGGGTCACGGCGGTCGGCGACCAGACGAAAGCTGGCACCATCAGCCAAGTTCTCAAGCGCTACAAACCGGAATTGACACCGCTGCAGGTGGCGATTTGCGGCGATCACTTTCTTGACATACGGCGCGATTGTGTTGGCGGCGCTGATCTTTACCGTGTATTATTTGTCGGGCGATAATGTGTGATTATCCTCAAGACGATTACCTCGCGGCGGTAACGTGTGCCGGAGGGCTGCTGCTGGCTAGTTCCCTGCTGCTGGCGTTCGGCTCGCTGCGGCTGGCGCAGGCCAAGGTGTTGCCGCAGAAATTGGCGGCGATTGAGGCGATGGCGCTGCTCAATCTGTTGGCGGTGGACAAGACTGGCACGCTGACCAGCGACGAGGTGACGCTGGAGCGGGTGGTGGCGTTTGATGAGATGATATCGGCAAATTCGATCACGGATACTTCGGAAAAATCCGCAGCCCAAGCGGCCGCGGGCAGCCCAGCGCGTAGATTTTCGGAGATAAAACTATCTGAAGCTGCTTCGGACGTTGCCGAGCTGGCGGCCTCATTGCCCATGAAACCAGGCGGCAATATTACCGGGCAAGCGATTCTAGCGGAAATCACGCCGCCCAAGCACGCAGACATCATCGAGGTGATGGCCTTTCCTCGGCGCGCAAGATGGCGGGCGTCCGGGCGAAGGTCGACGGCGCGGTGCGGACATTGATGATGGGGGCGCCGGAGTTTGTGGCCAAGCTAGCGCCGGTTGACGCATGCTCCAGCGCCAGCTGGACGAGTGGGCGGACAGCGGCCTCAGGGTGCTGATGCTGGCGGAGTTTGATGATGAAACGACGAAATTAAAGGATTTGCCAGATGGTTCTGGGCGGGCGATTGGAGCGGTGATTTTGCGTAATTCCCTGCGCGACGGCGTGATTGATACGGTCAAGTTC
This region includes:
- the atpC gene encoding ATP synthase F1 subunit epsilon, translating into MNLKLVTLGGVKLDETVYSVTIPTIDGEISVLPSHEPLVTVAKDGVITVRWRQEDSDNQLEYFAISGGVVKIDYSSVQILVDEADHGDDIIEAETQAALERAIKARDEAGDQVEREKAKQLIDRHMVRLKVADLHRRKRRR
- a CDS encoding tRNA-dihydrouridine synthase, translated to MNMTCWDNLPQPFFILAPMEAVTDVVFRHVVKRAGAPDVFFTEFANATGWVHAGDKAIAGRLVKTDDEHPLVAQIWGGEPGDMEQFAAHCAKLGFDGIDINMGCPAKSAIKSGGAALIRRPDVAVAAIAAAKTAGLPVSVKTRLGYSRVDEWKEWLGTLLAQDLANLTIHLRTKKEMSKVPAHYELIDDIIKLRDEIAPQTLLTINGDIRNRAHGEELARQHPGVNGLMIGRGVFSDPFCFRRAANLSSVSEYSLRVASPARGVRLTGLDAPITASSTEDRLAAHHKSELIALLHYHLDLFDHYQPTLGRPYETLKRFFKIYIRDFDGAKELREQLMHTTSTDDVRQLLDNR
- the atpD gene encoding F0F1 ATP synthase subunit beta, producing MSKTLGKIIQIVGVVVDVEFPRDVKLPAIYDALHVKNGKETLVLEVAQHLDEHTVRTIALSSTDGLARGADVVATGAPISVPVGAETQGRMFNVVGEAIDEKPQPKGKTAPIHRPAPDLSEQSNKTEILETGIKVVDLIAPLAKGGKAGLFAGAGVGKTVLITELINNIAKFHSGNSVFAGVGERTREGNDLYYEMEEAGVLDKTSLVFGQMNEPPGARLRVALSGLAMAEAFRDEGKDVLLFIDNIYRYTQAGAEVSALLGRLPSAVGYQPNLQQEMGALQERITSTKKGSITSVQAVYVPADDLTDPAPATTFAHLDATIVMNRALTEIGIYPAVDVLDSSSNSLDPEIVGEEHYRVAREVQRVLQQYKELQDIIAILGMEELSDDQKQIVARARRIQRFLAQPFHVAEKFTGNPGVYVKLEDTIRDAADILAGKYDDKPESWFYMVQGTLADQVARDAERAKQPEVKKD
- a CDS encoding NUDIX domain-containing protein, with amino-acid sequence MNNTTLFVSTVVVKDGKLLVVQEGKDNYGQLGTWNFPAGHVEPGEGLVEAAVREAKEESGYTVAIDGVLSVLLKNVDSCMSLVVFFLGHIADDFLVAREEGIQQVDFVTLEALEKLNLRFPDDMIEPARRALSDKSYSLDIIMDYQEV
- a CDS encoding UvrD-helicase domain-containing protein, coding for MPDNSATTAQNSANLPSSITPYAQVLALSIAHTAQEAIDANSTKPLTAWKNKWCEKNAAGEFVLKDFAASEKLSAAIDVYEAYGDVLAERSLFDYDDMILSVIQACESHPELRANLQEQFQFIMVDEFQDTNLAQLRLLFDLAGDEDNPNIMAVGDDDQAIFSFQGADVGNIQRFRQHYHDPKIIVLTDNYRSAADILTAARRVITQGTDRLENTIDGLSKQLTAHASGSGTQVQMQEFTSASEERAGVARQIAEMIKRGEDPAHITVIARHHKELIELLPYLYRQNLMVNYERHDDILEQDIIQALDKLARVVMAIHQNNLDTANSLLPEVIAHPAFGFSALDIWRLSLHAYKNRQLWLESMLANSTFQPFGEWLLERAKDVPNLPLEEQLDKLLGLEMGAGITPIDSVQRTSPERPQTPGAKRGVDRDSSGAHSGRELLQSTGEELSSERRIATIARASSDAWREKRSPSEGSSLNSLAAHYFSPDNLAQNPDAYLTTLESLRTLRQKLRDRTTDATPTLADFLEFIDLHRSTKTRLTHIRPQASALGGAINLMTAHKSKGLEFPHVFVIGAIDSAWGEKVRSRSRLIRYPANLKLQPAGTSYDERLRLFFVAMTRAKTTLTMTYSQTNDAGSDTMIASFLTDHTPTIIPAADTPAAQITVAQTDWSARLSAPITAELKDVLAPTLETYKLSITHLNNFLDVSRGGPQNFLLNNLLRFPSAKSPAASYGTAIHASLQQLHNLLGADHHLPTTERILNYFRTSLEAQHLPPDDFTLYLDKGTAALTAFLDAKSSDFHDTELAELDFAHQGIIVGGARLTGKLDVADIDKHNKTIFVTDYKTGKPSHSWKGASDYEKIKLHKYRQQLMFYQLLVESSRDYSNFSFTGARLQFVEPDMKTGDILSLEDTFSEEELAEFARLIGIVWRKITTLDLPDISGYSADYKGMVQFEDDLLTEAA
- a CDS encoding UvrD-helicase domain-containing protein, whose amino-acid sequence is MDFDTRYATLNANQRQAVDYIHGSLLVIAGPGTGKTELLSMRTAQILRQTDTLPDSILCLTFTESGAANMRQRLRQIIGEDAYKIAIHTFHSFGTEIINQHREYFFHGADAQPADELTQHQIVTGILEGLDWRNPLSVKNNSEFVYTTS
- the atpG gene encoding ATP synthase F1 subunit gamma; this encodes MPNTRALKNRIRSVDSTKQITKAMQLVAASKMRRAQEADKASAPYTMAAEELLSYLASQGATDNHPLFRRRKITKRLIVVIASDKGLAGAYNTNVLKKYLELLKRDDERGIENLTLTIGRRASQFASRLKDTKIIGTYEDLPDQPSGLTFHTILNTAISMFENGEVDAVTLVYTRFVNSMVQTAELSRLLPAGTKALIDPSEVSNTVSDAKYEPSIPEVLDAVANRLTGARLLQALLDARASEHSMRMMAMKNATDNASDLVDDLTLAMNKARQGAITQELAEISGGVEAMEQ